A region of Labeo rohita strain BAU-BD-2019 chromosome 2, IGBB_LRoh.1.0, whole genome shotgun sequence DNA encodes the following proteins:
- the arhgap29b gene encoding rho GTPase-activating protein 29 isoform X3: MGDVDSGSRLGYPQARRSRSFENLSEGSGGCNQNDLADPALSPELSTVEQVDLLLLKNDSGVESALLYAKAWSKYTKDVLAWVEKRLSLDMECAKSFAKMAESAKAVASQQDYMPFRDIYVSAFKNEIEYNQVLLQTAAALQTNKFIQPLLARKNDLDKQRKEIKEQWQRELKKMSEAESALKKTRLLKVQKREEYEKARSSTSRTEEEQPTAGGRTLEKKRRVEEEALQKAEEAQEQYKACVADLEAKKVSLSNAKSEILAQIRKLVFQCDLTLKAVTVNWFQMQQAQTQPLSINYQALSEQAKKYEPGQRYSEFVCSLPKERVWLESLSQDITASSKTGMSLHKRSQSSTRSSHGNLSQGSVTSADNQSADEVESTVQHCKAKIAERRSNSSIDIQALRTQGSQRAWSSGSASGGGMCSDSESAGGSSESRSLDSPTASPGDFKRRLPRTPSTGTMSSADDLDEREPPSPSDNGLSEMVMETASSPGPFRNALMSKAAQTHKLRKLRAPSKCRECDSLVVFHGAECEECSLACHKKCLETLAIQCGHKKLQGRLHLFGIDFAQVAKNSSDGIPFIIKKCTSEIESRALNIKGIYRVNGAKSRVEKLCQAFENGKDLVELSDLHPHDISNVLKLYLRQLPEPLIQYRYYNDIIGLAKETQNIDETDSAKEKSPGEQLSLSIELKRVLFKIRDLLRQLPAAHYKTLQFLITHLHRVSEQAEENKMTASNLGIIFGPTLIKPRQLEAEVSLSSLVDYPHQARMVDLLIRHHQMIFDVPLNPVSPTSPTAPQPPLSRHSRSLMDIKESAKLFKRHSSVITSAQLMEEVKEMKTGDEGAQTPVGEVSDVNGVGSAPVDVQKSTSVFSRPGSSSRVVQLRPQRSKPVSRPISMPVERLLNERNTRNTEEREQSPAPIQETVEPDKPSTPRLNNYYRNPFIDTQTLRRTWDRQYRHYDVTPRTAMIVANLPSPGVPKPSEISVVPQSTTSRKDGTSQSGGTPISFRAPRTLKPPPGTFYRPPSMGQIKPFDLLAKTVSTATTTTTTGAIYTTAITIFTTAATSTFTTVSTAVTTPPTTPTSVTTALTAKPTFTTVTSTVSAGADEGLSENDSISPVTLSPPQSPSSSAEELSPTDAKPLYQRRSRRMQELEHREAHFV, from the exons gacTACATGCCGTTCCGGGATATATATGTCTCtgcctttaaaaatgaaattgagTACAATCAGGTTCTGCTCCAAACAGCTGCAGCCCTACAAACCAACAAATTTATACAG CCACTGCTGGCCCGCAAGAACGATCTGGACAAGCAGAGGAAGGAGATAAAAGAACAATGGCAAAGAGAGCTAAAGAAAATG AGTGAGGCCGAGAGCGCTTTGAAGAAGACTCGGCTGCTGAAGGTGCAGAAGAGGGAGGAGTACGAGAAGGCACGCAGCTCCACCAGCCGCACCGAGGAGGAGCAGCCAACAGCAGGAGGCAGGACTCTGGAGAAGAAGCGGAGGGTGGAGGAAGAGGCCCTGCAGAAG GCAGAGGAAGCGCAGGAGCAGTATAAAGCCTGTGTGGCCGATCTAGAGGCGAAGAAGGTCAGCCTGTCAAACGCTAAGAGTGAGATCCTCGCTCAAATTCGGAAGCTGGTCTTCCAGTGCGACCTGACCCTCAAAGCG GTGACAGTGAACTGGTTCCAGATGCAGCAGGCTCAGACCCAACCTCTGTCCATCAACTACCAAGCTCTAAGTGAACAGGCCAAAAAGTATGAGCCAGGCCAGCGCTACTCTGAGTTCGTGTGCAGCCTGCCTAAAGAGCGTGTGTGGCTGGAGTCTCTGTCTCAGGACATCACAGCTTCCTCAAAAACGGG AATGTCCCTTCATAAGAGGTCTCAAAGCAGCACCCGCTCGTCTCACGGGAACCTGTCGCAAGGCTCTGTTACTTCAGCAGATAACCAAAGTGCAGATGAGGTTGAGAGTACCGTACAACACTGCAAAGCCAAGATCGCAGAGAGACGATCCAATAGCAGTATAGACATCCAAG CGTTAAGGACGCAGGGCTCCCAGCGGGCCTGGAGCTCAGGCAGTGCCAGTGGAGGAGGGATGTGCAGTGACTCAGAGAGTGCTGGAGGAAGCAGTGAGTCTAGGTCATTGGACTCCCCCACAGCTAGTCCAG GGGATTTCAAACGCAGGCTTCCCAGAACTCCCTCAACTGGTACCATGTCTTCAGCAGATGATCTTGATGAGAGAGAACCACCTTCCCCATCAGATAATG GTCTTTCTGAGATGGTGATGGAAACGGCCAGTTCTCCCGGCCCTTTCCGTAATGCTCTGATGTCAAAAGCGGCACAAACTCATAAGCTGCGGAAACTGCGAGCGCCTTCCAAGTGCAGAGAGTGCGACAGCCTGGTGGTGTTTCACGGGGCTGAATGTGAGGAG TGCTCTTTGGCCTGTCATAAGAAATGCTTGGAGACTCTTGCCATTCAGTGTGGTCATAAAAAGCTCCAGGGCAGACTGCACCTTTTCGGAATCGACTTCGCCCAAGTAGCTAAGAACAGTTCTGACGGCATACCttttattatcaaaaaatgCACCTCGGAAATCGAGAGTCGTGCCCTGAACATTAAG GGCATTTATCGGGTGAATGGGGCGAAGTCTCGTGTGGAAAAGCTCTGCCAGGCCTTTGAGAATGGAAAGGACTTAGTGGAGCTTTCTGACCTCCACCCACATGACATAAGCAACGTGCTCAAGCTTTACCTGAGACAG TTGCCAGAGCCATTGATTCAATATCGGTATTATAATGACATCATCGGGCTGGCAAAAGAGACTCAGAACATAGACGAGACTGACTCAGCTAAAGAAAAATCACCAGGAGAGCAGCTGAGCCTCAGTATTGAGCTTAAAAGAGTGCTCTTTAAAATCAGAGACCTCCTACGCCAGCTTCCTGCGGCCCACTACAAAACCCTGCAGTTCCTCATCACCCATCTGCACAG AGTGTCAGAGCAAGCTGAGGAGAACAAGATGACCGCTAGTAACCTGGGTATCATCTTCGGCCCCACACTCATCAAGCCCAGGCAGTTGGAGGCTGAAGTGTCGCTGTCCTCCTTGGTTGACTACCCCCACCAGGCCCGCATGGTGGACCTGCTCATCAGGCACCACCAGATGATCTTTGATGTCCCCCTCAACCCTGTGTCTCCCACCAGTCCGACAGCACCACAGCCGCCACTCAGCCGTCACTCCCGATCTCTCATGGATATCAAAGAG AGTGCAAAACTTTTCAAGAGACATTCGTCTGTGATTACCTCCGCACAGTTGATGGAGGAAGTGAAGGAAATGAAAACAGGGGATGAGGGAGCGCAAACACCTG TAGGTGAGGTCTCAGATGTCAATGGGGTTGGCTCGGCTCCTGTGGACGTGCAGAAGTCCACATCTGTGTTCAGCCGGCCCGGTTCCAGCAGCCGAGTGGTACAACTGCGTCCTCAGCGCTCCAAGCCGGTGTCTAGACCCATCAGCATGCCCGTGGAGCGACTGCTCAACGAGCGCAACACCCGCAACACAGAGGAGCGTGAACAGTCACCAGCCCCCATTCAGGAGACTGTCGAACCGGACAAGCCTTCAACACCACGCCTCAACAACTATTACAGGAATCCCTTCATCGACACCCAGACGCTAAGAAGGACCTGGGACAGACAATACAGGCATTATGATGTGACGCCTAGAACTGCAATGATAGTGGCCAACCTACCATCCCCAGGTGTGCCAAAACCGTCAGAAATTAGTGTTGTACCACAAAGCACCACCAGTAGAAAAGATGGTACAAGCCAGTCTGGTGGGACTCCAATATCCTTCAGAGCGCCTCGGACACTAAAACCCCCTCCTGGAACGTTCTATAGACCTCCATCAATGGGACAAATCAAGCCATTTGACTTGCTGGCGAAAACCGTTTCGACAGCAACAACCACTACCACCACAGGAGCTATTTACACAACAGCCATTACCATATTTACAACAGCAGCCACATCAACGTTTACGACAGTCTCCACAGCAGTCACGACTCCACCAACCACACCAACATCAGTGACTACTGCTTTAACAGCCAAGCCAACGTTTACAACAGTGACAAGCACTGTATCAGCGGGAGCAGATGAAGGACTGTCAGAGAATGACTCGATCAGCCCCGTTACACTCTCTCCACCACAATCTCCGAGCTCCAGCGCGGAGGAGCTCAGCCCTACGGATGCCAAACCCCTCTATCAGAGACGCAGTCGCCGCATGCAAGAGCTTGAGCACCGTGAGGcccattttgtttaa